Proteins found in one Gammaproteobacteria bacterium genomic segment:
- a CDS encoding heavy metal response regulator transcription factor — translation MKILIVEDEIKIGDYLKQGLTEAGFVADLARNGLDGHHLAMTDVYDLIILDVMLPDVDGWRILQSLREVGNSVPVLFLTARDSVDDRVKGLELGADDYLVKPFAFAELLARVRTLLRRGTVAAADTTIKIADLELDLMRRRVNRGGHRIPLTAKEFALLELLMRRQGEVLPRSLIASQVWDMNFDSDTNVIDVAIRRLRAKIDDDFTPKLIHTVRGMGYMLDVPGED, via the coding sequence GTGAAAATCCTGATTGTCGAGGATGAAATCAAGATCGGTGACTATCTCAAACAGGGGCTCACCGAGGCCGGCTTTGTGGCGGACCTGGCCCGCAACGGCCTGGACGGCCATCACCTGGCCATGACCGATGTCTACGACCTCATCATTCTCGACGTGATGCTGCCGGACGTGGACGGCTGGCGCATCCTGCAGTCCCTGCGCGAGGTGGGCAACTCCGTGCCGGTCCTGTTTCTCACCGCCCGCGACAGCGTGGACGACCGCGTCAAGGGACTGGAACTAGGCGCGGACGATTATCTGGTCAAGCCCTTCGCCTTCGCGGAACTGCTGGCGCGGGTCCGTACCCTGCTGCGGCGCGGCACTGTCGCGGCAGCCGATACGACGATTAAGATCGCTGACCTGGAACTGGATCTCATGCGCCGACGGGTGAACCGAGGCGGCCACCGCATCCCCCTCACCGCCAAGGAATTCGCCCTGCTGGAATTATTGATGCGCCGCCAGGGCGAGGTGTTGCCCCGCTCCCTCATCGCCTCCCAGGTGTGGGACATGAACTTCGACAGCGACACCAATGTCATCGATGTGGCCATCCGCCGCCTGCGGGCCAAGATCGACGACGACTTCACCCCCAAGCTCATCCATACCGTACGCGGCATGGGTTATATGCTCGATGTGCCGGGTGAAGATTGA